The proteins below come from a single Plantactinospora sp. KBS50 genomic window:
- a CDS encoding helix-turn-helix transcriptional regulator, translating to MDGVSCASEPLPLEPMIGRYPAAGLVRRARRIAAMSQRQMARFAKVAPSTIARVETGETTPSLDVLQRILGAANLYLAVVDHDGHIILPMKEWEGDTRDGADRRYPAHLDTILDPVMGEWWGDTYGLLRPPETFHRLPPAVREVRRRRSVWEVRVKQNRNVPPPPDVTNYH from the coding sequence GTGGACGGCGTGTCCTGCGCGTCGGAGCCGCTTCCGCTTGAGCCCATGATCGGCCGCTATCCGGCCGCTGGCCTCGTGCGGCGGGCTCGCCGCATCGCCGCCATGAGCCAGCGTCAGATGGCCCGCTTCGCCAAGGTGGCGCCCTCCACCATCGCCCGGGTCGAGACGGGCGAGACGACTCCCAGTCTGGACGTGTTGCAACGGATTCTTGGCGCCGCGAATCTCTATCTTGCGGTCGTCGATCACGACGGCCACATCATTCTTCCGATGAAGGAATGGGAAGGGGACACCCGGGACGGTGCGGACCGGCGTTACCCGGCTCACCTCGACACGATTCTGGATCCCGTGATGGGCGAGTGGTGGGGCGACACCTACGGCCTGCTCCGGCCACCGGAGACCTTCCACCGGCTTCCGCCGGCGGTCCGGGAGGTGCGGCGTCGCCGCAGTGTGTGGGAGGTACGGGTAAAGCAGAACCGGAACGTGCCGCCGCCTCCCGACGTGACGAACTACCACTGA
- a CDS encoding CrcB family protein, producing the protein MNLLLLAVGAALGAPLRYLVDRAVQARHDSAFPWGTLAVNVTGSLLLGVLIGGAAAGGVSRPLVMLLGTGLCGALSTYSTFGYETIRLFETGFRFYSLLNVGASVVAGLGAAFAGISLSQALWLA; encoded by the coding sequence ATGAACCTGCTGCTGTTGGCGGTGGGCGCCGCGCTCGGCGCGCCGCTGCGCTACCTCGTCGACCGGGCCGTGCAGGCCCGCCACGACTCGGCCTTCCCCTGGGGGACCCTCGCGGTCAACGTCACCGGATCGCTGCTGCTGGGCGTGCTCATCGGCGGTGCCGCCGCCGGCGGCGTGTCCCGACCGCTGGTCATGCTCCTCGGCACCGGGCTGTGCGGGGCGCTCAGCACCTACTCCACCTTCGGGTACGAGACCATCCGGCTGTTCGAGACCGGCTTCCGCTTCTACTCGCTGCTGAACGTCGGGGCCAGCGTGGTCGCGGGTCTCGGCGCCGCCTTCGCCGGGATCAGCCTGTCCCAGGCGCTCTGGCTGGCCTGA
- the hemB gene encoding porphobilinogen synthase yields MPYPEIRPRRLRRTPALRRLVEETRVAPAELVLPMFVKEGLTEPRPIASMPGVVQHSRESLRKAAAEAAQAGVGGIMLFGVPAAKDGTGSGGIDPNGILNVAIRDVVAEVGNASVVMSDLCLDEFTSHGHCGVLAADGSVDNDATLGRYAEMAVAQAEAGVHVVGPSGMMDGQVGVVRRALDAAGHQDVSILAYAAKYASGFYGPFRDAVESSLQGDRRTYQQDPPNLRESLREVELDVAEGADMVMVKPALPYLDVVAAVRAAVDVPVAAYQISGEYSMVEAAAASGWVDRERVILETLTSIRRAGAGIILTYWATEAAQLLRQRY; encoded by the coding sequence ATGCCCTATCCCGAGATCCGGCCGCGGCGGCTGCGGCGTACCCCTGCGCTGCGTCGCCTGGTCGAGGAGACCCGGGTGGCGCCGGCCGAACTGGTGCTGCCGATGTTCGTCAAGGAGGGGCTGACCGAGCCGCGGCCGATCGCCTCGATGCCCGGCGTGGTGCAGCACTCCCGCGAGTCGCTGCGTAAGGCCGCGGCCGAGGCGGCGCAGGCCGGCGTGGGCGGGATCATGCTGTTCGGCGTGCCCGCGGCCAAGGACGGGACCGGCTCGGGCGGCATCGATCCGAACGGCATCCTCAACGTGGCGATCCGGGACGTCGTGGCCGAGGTCGGCAACGCCAGCGTGGTGATGAGCGACCTGTGCCTGGACGAGTTCACCTCGCACGGGCACTGCGGGGTGCTGGCCGCGGACGGGTCGGTGGACAACGACGCCACGCTCGGGCGCTACGCCGAGATGGCCGTCGCGCAGGCCGAGGCGGGCGTCCACGTGGTCGGCCCGTCGGGAATGATGGACGGGCAGGTCGGGGTGGTCCGGCGGGCGCTGGACGCGGCCGGGCACCAGGACGTTTCCATCCTGGCGTACGCCGCGAAGTACGCCTCGGGCTTCTACGGCCCGTTCCGGGACGCCGTGGAATCCTCGTTGCAGGGGGACCGGCGTACCTACCAGCAGGATCCACCGAACCTGCGGGAGTCGCTTCGCGAGGTCGAACTGGACGTGGCCGAGGGCGCCGACATGGTGATGGTCAAGCCGGCCCTGCCGTACCTCGACGTGGTCGCGGCGGTCCGGGCGGCCGTGGACGTGCCGGTCGCGGCGTACCAGATCTCCGGCGAGTACTCGATGGTGGAGGCGGCGGCCGCGAGCGGCTGGGTGGACCGCGAACGGGTCATCCTGGAGACCCTGACCTCGATCCGGCGGGCCGGAGCGGGGATCATTCTCACCTATTGGGCGACCGAGGCCGCGCAACTCCTCCGTCAGCGCTACTGA
- a CDS encoding NADPH-dependent F420 reductase: protein MRIGVIGGGRIGGTLARHFAVAGHEVAVANSRDPGTLAAVTDGLDAVHAVTVPAAATFGPVVVLSIPFGRYRELPPALLADRIVIDTTNYLPDRDGPMPELAGGRTGSSELLQRDLPDSRVVKAFNTMRWDHLRDYGHEAGALERYGMPVSGNDDRAKRTVLDLVEQLGFQPVDLGTCGTAAGGRSRAVRCSWPT from the coding sequence ATGCGCATCGGCGTCATCGGCGGCGGCCGGATCGGCGGTACGCTGGCGCGGCACTTCGCCGTGGCCGGGCACGAGGTGGCGGTGGCCAACTCGCGTGACCCGGGCACCCTCGCGGCGGTGACCGACGGGCTGGACGCGGTGCACGCGGTGACCGTGCCGGCGGCGGCCACCTTCGGCCCCGTGGTGGTGCTGAGCATCCCGTTCGGCCGGTACCGGGAACTGCCGCCCGCCCTGCTGGCCGACCGGATCGTCATCGACACCACCAACTACCTGCCGGACCGCGACGGGCCGATGCCGGAGCTGGCCGGCGGGCGGACCGGTTCCAGCGAACTGCTCCAGCGGGACCTGCCGGACAGCCGGGTCGTGAAGGCGTTCAACACGATGCGCTGGGATCACCTGCGCGACTACGGTCACGAGGCCGGCGCCCTGGAGCGGTACGGCATGCCGGTGTCCGGAAACGACGACCGGGCCAAGCGGACCGTGCTGGACCTGGTCGAGCAGCTCGGCTTCCAACCGGTGGACCTCGGGACCTGCGGGACGGCGGCCGGCGGCAGGAGCCGGGCGGTCCGGTGTTCCTGGCCGACCTGA
- a CDS encoding GNAT family N-acetyltransferase: MVREWDPRTASAAEIGSFLDTLNAVLAADLPEDPPWQDTALREYLCEVMPGERRLSWVAQVDPDTDGRPGRIVGHIHVLLLGDIGVIDLMVHPEVRRRGLARRLLATAAHRVYQEGFSSLGVEVPGGTPAMGFYTRLGFTREFVETRSVLRLSSVDWAAVADMADEVSPGYRLEFCPGGPPEGLLEAYARAKAEARDEEEGGDLDLRPSSYDPLRLRDSIDCLHRRGMKPYIVLAHHERTGQVAALTEVVVPAQHPTRADQYDTIVGRDHRGYGIDRAIKARMLLELRSVEPKLAEVQTWNAEANEQMRRVNAELGFAPDREWCEYGVELGELAHRLGAPG, encoded by the coding sequence ATGGTGCGCGAGTGGGATCCACGAACCGCGTCCGCCGCCGAGATCGGGTCGTTCCTCGACACGCTCAACGCGGTTCTCGCGGCCGACCTGCCCGAGGACCCGCCCTGGCAGGACACCGCGCTGCGCGAGTACCTCTGCGAGGTCATGCCGGGCGAACGGCGACTCTCCTGGGTGGCCCAGGTGGATCCGGACACCGACGGCCGGCCGGGCCGCATCGTCGGGCACATTCACGTCCTGCTGCTCGGCGACATCGGCGTGATCGACCTGATGGTGCACCCCGAGGTGCGCCGCCGCGGTCTGGCCCGGCGGCTGCTCGCCACCGCCGCACACCGGGTCTACCAGGAGGGCTTCAGCTCCCTCGGTGTCGAGGTGCCGGGTGGCACCCCGGCGATGGGCTTCTACACCCGGCTCGGCTTCACCCGGGAGTTCGTGGAGACCCGCAGCGTGCTCCGGCTGTCCAGCGTGGACTGGGCGGCGGTGGCGGACATGGCCGACGAGGTGAGCCCCGGCTACCGGCTCGAATTCTGCCCCGGCGGCCCGCCGGAGGGTCTGCTGGAGGCGTACGCGCGGGCCAAGGCCGAGGCCCGGGACGAGGAGGAGGGCGGCGACCTCGACCTGCGTCCCAGCTCCTACGACCCGCTGCGGCTGCGGGACAGCATCGACTGCCTGCACCGGCGGGGCATGAAGCCGTACATCGTGCTGGCCCACCATGAACGCACCGGCCAGGTGGCGGCGTTGACCGAGGTGGTGGTGCCGGCCCAGCACCCGACCCGCGCCGACCAGTACGACACCATCGTCGGCCGGGACCACCGCGGGTACGGCATCGACCGCGCCATCAAGGCGCGGATGCTGCTGGAACTGCGCTCGGTCGAGCCGAAGCTGGCCGAGGTGCAGACCTGGAACGCGGAGGCGAACGAGCAGATGCGCCGGGTGAACGCCGAGCTGGGCTTCGCGCCCGACCGCGAGTGGTGCGAGTACGGCGTCGAACTGGGCGAACTCGCGCACCGGCTGGGCGCGCCGGGCTGA
- a CDS encoding alpha/beta fold hydrolase, producing MPFIAVGAENSAPIDLYYTDHGSGPPVVLIHGYPLNGTAWEKQTPALIGAGYRTIAYDRRGYGNSSQPGTGYDYDTFAADLNALMTELDLRDAVLVGHSMGTGEITRYLGVYGSARVNRAVLISALPPFLLKTDDNPDGVDRSVFDGFLDAAAQDRFAFQTTFLNNFFNWPDSRGKLVSDEAYHGHWMAAVAASPTATYECIKTWMTDFRNDVSRIDVPVLIIHGTADNVLPYPRTAPRMHEMLPDSQLVSLPDAPHGIPWTHADQVNGAILQFLGAPAPVMAR from the coding sequence ATGCCCTTCATCGCCGTCGGCGCGGAGAACTCCGCACCCATCGACCTGTACTACACCGACCACGGCAGCGGCCCGCCCGTGGTGCTCATCCACGGCTACCCGCTCAACGGCACCGCCTGGGAGAAGCAGACGCCCGCCCTGATCGGCGCCGGATACCGGACCATCGCCTACGACCGGCGCGGGTACGGCAACTCCAGCCAACCGGGCACCGGGTACGACTACGACACGTTCGCCGCGGACCTCAACGCGCTGATGACCGAACTCGACCTGCGGGACGCGGTGCTGGTCGGGCACTCCATGGGCACCGGCGAGATCACCCGGTACCTGGGCGTGTACGGCTCGGCACGGGTCAACCGGGCGGTGCTGATCAGCGCCCTCCCGCCGTTCCTGCTGAAGACCGACGACAACCCGGACGGGGTGGACCGCAGCGTCTTCGACGGCTTCCTGGACGCCGCCGCGCAGGACCGGTTCGCCTTCCAGACCACCTTCCTCAACAACTTCTTCAACTGGCCGGACAGCCGCGGCAAGCTGGTCAGCGACGAGGCGTACCACGGGCACTGGATGGCCGCGGTCGCCGCGTCGCCGACCGCCACGTACGAGTGCATCAAGACCTGGATGACCGACTTCCGCAACGACGTGTCGCGGATCGACGTGCCGGTCCTGATCATCCACGGCACCGCGGACAACGTCCTGCCGTACCCCAGGACGGCGCCCCGGATGCACGAGATGCTGCCGGACAGCCAGCTCGTGAGCCTGCCGGACGCCCCGCACGGCATCCCGTGGACGCACGCCGACCAGGTGAACGGCGCCATCCTGCAGTTCCTCGGCGCACCGGCGCCCGTGATGGCGCGCTGA
- a CDS encoding zinc ribbon domain-containing protein, protein MPRYEFRCRACGDTFEVNRPMSEAAAPATCPSGHGDTVKLLSTVAVTGRGGPTAGASGGGGGGCCGGGCGC, encoded by the coding sequence ATGCCCCGCTACGAGTTCCGCTGTCGCGCCTGCGGCGACACCTTCGAGGTCAATCGCCCGATGTCCGAGGCCGCCGCGCCGGCCACCTGCCCGAGTGGGCACGGGGACACGGTCAAGCTGCTGTCCACCGTGGCCGTCACCGGCCGTGGCGGCCCGACCGCCGGGGCGTCCGGCGGCGGTGGCGGCGGATGCTGCGGCGGTGGCTGTGGTTGCTGA
- a CDS encoding uroporphyrinogen-III synthase has translation MTRTRKPAGHVTFVGAGPGDPGLLTRRALDALADADQVIVDRNVPEPLLDVIRADAKPDAQFTPAEGAPGDVAKVLLSAARSGLAAVHLVAGDPFGHDAVVKEVQAVARTAVPFEVVPGIGQAAGVASYAGVPLPAVRTSADVDDVSTLDFDALAGAVRRGSLALAVDAGDLAGVRDGLLASGVDGQTPVAVTGDGTGETQYTTTSTVDSYVAAALGFTGRVVLTVGDGVPQRDKLSWWENRPLYGWKVLVPRTKEQAGVMSARLRAYGAIPCEVPTIAVEPPRTPAQMERAIKGLVDGRYAWVIFTSVNAVRAVWEKFAEHGLDARHFGGVKIACIGEATAGAVRAFGIQPELVPSGEQSSEGLLAEFSPHDEILDPVGRVLLPRADIATETLAAGLTERGWEVDDVTAYRTVRAAPPPAEIRDAIKSGGFDAVLFTSSSTVRNLVGIAGKPHARTVVAVIGPKTAETASEFGLRVDVEPQTASVPDLVEALASYAVELREKLAAMPAKQRRGSKVQGPTALRFR, from the coding sequence ATGACCCGCACGCGTAAGCCCGCCGGCCACGTCACATTCGTCGGAGCCGGCCCCGGGGATCCCGGTCTGCTCACCCGCCGGGCGTTGGACGCCCTGGCCGACGCGGACCAGGTGATCGTCGACCGGAACGTTCCCGAACCGCTGCTGGACGTGATCCGCGCCGACGCCAAGCCGGACGCCCAGTTCACCCCGGCCGAGGGCGCGCCCGGCGACGTGGCCAAGGTGCTGCTCTCCGCGGCCCGGTCCGGACTGGCCGCCGTACACCTGGTGGCCGGTGACCCGTTCGGGCACGACGCCGTGGTCAAGGAGGTGCAGGCGGTGGCGCGCACCGCCGTACCGTTCGAGGTCGTGCCGGGTATCGGCCAGGCCGCGGGCGTGGCCAGCTACGCCGGGGTGCCGCTGCCGGCGGTACGCACCAGCGCGGACGTCGACGACGTCAGCACGCTGGACTTCGACGCGCTGGCCGGGGCCGTACGCCGTGGCTCGCTCGCGCTGGCCGTGGACGCCGGCGACCTGGCCGGGGTCCGCGACGGCCTGCTCGCCTCCGGGGTCGACGGGCAGACCCCGGTGGCGGTCACCGGGGACGGCACCGGGGAGACGCAGTACACCACCACGTCGACCGTGGACAGCTACGTCGCCGCGGCGCTCGGCTTCACCGGCCGGGTGGTGCTGACCGTCGGCGACGGCGTACCGCAGCGGGACAAACTGAGCTGGTGGGAGAACCGCCCGCTGTACGGCTGGAAGGTGCTGGTGCCGCGCACCAAGGAGCAGGCCGGCGTGATGAGCGCGCGGCTGCGGGCGTACGGCGCCATCCCGTGCGAGGTGCCGACCATCGCGGTCGAACCGCCGCGCACCCCGGCCCAGATGGAGCGGGCGATCAAGGGCCTGGTGGACGGCCGGTACGCCTGGGTGATCTTCACCTCGGTCAACGCCGTACGCGCGGTCTGGGAGAAGTTCGCCGAGCACGGGCTGGACGCCCGGCACTTCGGCGGGGTCAAGATCGCCTGTATCGGCGAGGCGACCGCAGGTGCGGTGCGCGCCTTCGGCATCCAGCCCGAGCTGGTGCCCAGCGGCGAGCAGTCCTCGGAGGGTCTGCTCGCCGAGTTCTCGCCGCACGACGAGATCCTCGACCCGGTGGGCCGGGTGCTGCTGCCGCGCGCCGACATCGCCACCGAGACCCTCGCGGCCGGGCTCACCGAGCGTGGCTGGGAGGTGGATGACGTGACCGCCTACCGGACCGTGCGGGCGGCGCCGCCGCCGGCCGAGATCCGGGACGCGATCAAGTCCGGCGGGTTCGACGCGGTGCTGTTCACCTCCTCCTCGACCGTCCGGAATCTGGTCGGGATCGCCGGGAAGCCGCATGCGCGTACCGTTGTTGCGGTGATCGGGCCCAAGACGGCCGAGACGGCGAGCGAGTTCGGCCTGCGGGTGGACGTCGAGCCGCAGACGGCCTCCGTGCCCGACCTGGTCGAGGCGCTCGCGTCGTACGCGGTGGAACTGCGGGAGAAGCTCGCGGCGATGCCGGCGAAGCAGCGCCGCGGCTCCAAGGTGCAGGGTCCGACCGCGCTCAGGTTCCGGTAA
- a CDS encoding lytic transglycosylase domain-containing protein encodes MGNTRIVVDGEQDRKLAHRLRPAIPGQRRPGDSPTDPPAAPPAAPTADTPAEPPADAPATAVEDAVATTPAPRPPVPVDDPATRAPGSRRRVRFAHAVRRVPPTRAAALAGRAARSWLRRPAGRVAASAGLLLVLVGTTGAAGALVVPAIARPAKPVAASPEPAGTSAPASDTTTVPIIPAPTGPLPTTGAAPPAATLPAGGRPADALAGWAQQTSAKVNIPVVALQAYGYAELVLSRTKPSCGLTWTTLAAIGKVESDHGSANGSTLLPDGRVEPPIIGLPLDGQGGRQRITDTDGGALDGDREYDRALGPMQFIPTTWRTAGVDADNDGTADPQDIDDAALAAGNYLCAGDRNLSIVEDWWAAILSYNEVQPYARAVYNAANEYGSASHT; translated from the coding sequence ATGGGGAATACTCGGATCGTGGTGGATGGCGAACAGGACCGCAAGCTGGCCCATCGGCTCCGGCCGGCGATACCCGGACAGCGGCGCCCGGGCGATTCCCCCACCGATCCGCCCGCCGCACCGCCGGCCGCACCAACGGCCGACACCCCGGCCGAGCCGCCGGCCGACGCCCCGGCCACCGCCGTGGAAGATGCGGTCGCCACGACACCGGCGCCGCGACCGCCGGTACCGGTCGACGACCCCGCCACCCGGGCGCCGGGCTCCCGCCGCCGGGTCCGGTTCGCGCACGCCGTCCGCCGGGTACCGCCCACCCGGGCGGCGGCGCTCGCCGGCCGGGCCGCGCGGTCCTGGCTGCGCCGGCCGGCCGGCCGGGTCGCCGCCTCCGCCGGCCTGCTGCTGGTCCTGGTGGGTACGACGGGTGCCGCGGGCGCCCTGGTGGTGCCGGCCATCGCGCGACCGGCCAAGCCGGTGGCCGCCTCGCCGGAGCCGGCCGGCACCTCCGCACCGGCCTCCGACACGACCACCGTGCCGATCATCCCGGCGCCGACCGGACCGCTGCCGACCACCGGCGCGGCGCCACCGGCCGCGACCCTGCCCGCCGGGGGCCGGCCGGCCGACGCGCTGGCCGGCTGGGCGCAGCAGACCTCCGCCAAGGTGAACATCCCGGTGGTGGCCCTCCAGGCGTACGGCTACGCCGAACTCGTGCTCAGCCGGACCAAGCCCTCGTGCGGGCTGACCTGGACCACGCTGGCCGCGATCGGCAAGGTCGAATCCGATCACGGCTCGGCCAACGGCTCGACCCTGCTGCCGGACGGGCGGGTGGAACCGCCGATCATCGGACTGCCGCTGGACGGGCAGGGCGGACGGCAACGGATCACCGACACCGACGGTGGCGCGCTCGACGGCGACCGGGAGTACGACCGGGCGCTCGGGCCGATGCAGTTCATCCCCACCACCTGGCGCACCGCGGGCGTGGACGCGGACAACGACGGCACCGCCGATCCGCAGGACATCGACGACGCCGCGCTGGCCGCCGGCAACTACCTCTGCGCGGGCGACCGGAATCTGAGCATCGTCGAGGACTGGTGGGCGGCCATCCTGTCCTACAACGAGGTCCAGCCGTACGCCCGGGCGGTCTACAACGCGGCCAACGAATACGGGTCGGCCAGCCATACGTAG
- a CDS encoding adenylate/guanylate cyclase domain-containing protein yields the protein MSARNHLPSGLVTFLFTDIEGSTRLAQMLGTGYRPVLSEHRRLLRSTLAASGGTELFTEGDSFFVAFPDASAALDACLAAQRALAEHEWPTPDSVPKVRMGLHTGHAEPLAGEYASAEVHRAARIAAAAHGGQVLCSGATAGYAMPLPPGASLLDLGLHRLRGFDDRERLFQLVAPGLERQFPRPRTADNIPHNLPTQATLFVGRGAERTDLRRLTEAHRLVNVVGAGGAGKTRLAVEVAGGVVEAHPDGVWFVDVATVTDPGLVAFAIAAVLGLRPEPGRPMLETLVEYAASRRVLFVLDTCDAQPAATADVISRLLAGGSGVRVLATSRESFGLPGEVVWRIPPLSGEPGPGGSPSDALALLLDRTAAARGGRPAGAAEIDGLQRVAVRLDGLPLAIELAAARLRVLSAVQLAERLDDVLGALDAGRDGTERPPTTARRWMGNQHDTVDLAAAAMGTAPAPGVRAAQRSAIQRHVTMQATVTWSYRTLSPRAARLLRWLAVFCGPVELATVEWLLEDDDPLDPLSVLVDKSMVQAEPHASGSTYRMLDPIRGYAARRLADAGEEETARSRHVAWCLHALRRAALGPDGQPITLSLYALDPIADELRAALRWTATGGSARTGLQLAAGLDQWWRERGLAREGRLWLFRLYGRIAETGEQIPEAELAAAYHMHSLQAGADGELAEELRFSQRAEAAARRAGDVGLLARVLAGRAAPLIDMAQFTEAERVCREVIGWADDNQVPGDALFAIFRLAELLWRRGALDEVAELLASARPIEAAQPAERGRRSVDMMLGMVALNRGDLAAAHDHLVVALRSRMNHGFHGRACDTLTAMAVRCARGNEPVLAARLFGAAQAAGTALRCAAGIYSAYWLREQAAVRNALGDRAFDAAYGEGARLSLDEAAAVALAVDHPDSAGASGRYSVPEAPKQRSGEGGELVRWQGTDQRDGD from the coding sequence ATGTCGGCACGGAATCACCTGCCCAGCGGCCTGGTGACCTTCCTGTTCACCGACATCGAGGGCTCGACTCGGTTGGCCCAGATGCTCGGTACCGGCTATCGGCCGGTGCTCAGCGAACACCGCCGGCTGCTGCGCAGCACCCTGGCCGCGAGCGGCGGAACGGAGCTGTTCACCGAGGGCGACTCGTTCTTCGTGGCGTTCCCGGACGCGTCGGCCGCGCTGGACGCGTGCCTGGCCGCCCAGCGGGCGCTCGCCGAGCACGAATGGCCCACCCCCGACTCGGTGCCGAAGGTCCGGATGGGACTGCACACCGGGCACGCGGAACCGCTTGCCGGGGAGTACGCCAGCGCCGAGGTGCACCGCGCGGCGCGGATCGCCGCCGCGGCCCACGGCGGCCAGGTGCTCTGCTCGGGCGCCACCGCCGGGTACGCCATGCCGCTGCCGCCGGGCGCGTCGCTGCTGGATCTCGGCCTGCACCGGCTGCGCGGCTTCGACGACCGGGAACGGCTGTTCCAACTCGTCGCGCCCGGATTGGAACGGCAGTTCCCCCGCCCGCGTACCGCCGACAACATCCCGCACAACCTGCCGACCCAGGCCACCCTCTTCGTGGGCCGGGGCGCCGAACGGACCGACCTGCGCCGCCTCACCGAGGCGCACCGGCTGGTCAACGTGGTCGGCGCGGGCGGGGCCGGCAAGACCCGGCTGGCCGTCGAGGTGGCCGGCGGGGTGGTGGAGGCGCATCCGGACGGGGTGTGGTTCGTGGACGTCGCCACGGTCACCGACCCGGGTCTGGTGGCGTTCGCGATCGCCGCGGTGCTCGGCCTGCGCCCCGAGCCGGGCCGCCCGATGCTGGAGACGCTTGTCGAGTACGCCGCCTCCCGGCGGGTGCTGTTCGTGCTGGACACCTGCGACGCCCAGCCGGCGGCCACGGCCGACGTGATCTCCCGGCTGCTCGCGGGCGGCAGCGGGGTCCGGGTGCTGGCCACCAGCCGGGAGTCGTTCGGGCTGCCCGGCGAGGTGGTGTGGCGGATCCCGCCGCTGTCGGGTGAACCGGGTCCGGGCGGCTCGCCGAGCGACGCCCTCGCCCTGCTGCTGGACCGCACGGCCGCGGCCCGCGGCGGCCGGCCGGCGGGCGCGGCCGAGATCGACGGGCTGCAACGGGTCGCCGTCCGGCTCGACGGGCTGCCGTTGGCCATCGAACTCGCGGCGGCGCGGCTGCGGGTGCTCTCGGCGGTGCAACTCGCCGAGCGGCTCGACGACGTACTCGGTGCACTGGACGCCGGCCGGGACGGCACGGAACGGCCGCCGACCACCGCCCGGCGCTGGATGGGCAACCAGCACGACACGGTGGACCTGGCCGCCGCGGCGATGGGCACCGCGCCCGCGCCGGGGGTCCGCGCCGCCCAGCGGTCCGCGATCCAACGGCACGTCACCATGCAGGCCACGGTCACCTGGTCGTACCGGACCCTCAGCCCGCGGGCGGCCCGGCTGCTGCGCTGGTTGGCCGTCTTCTGCGGCCCGGTGGAACTGGCCACCGTGGAGTGGCTGCTGGAGGACGACGACCCGCTGGACCCGCTGTCGGTGCTCGTCGACAAGTCGATGGTGCAGGCCGAACCGCACGCCTCGGGCAGCACCTACCGGATGCTCGACCCGATCCGCGGGTACGCGGCCCGCCGGCTCGCCGACGCCGGCGAGGAGGAGACGGCCCGCAGCCGGCACGTGGCCTGGTGCCTGCACGCGTTGCGCCGCGCCGCGCTCGGTCCGGACGGCCAGCCCATCACGCTGTCCCTGTACGCGCTGGACCCGATCGCCGACGAACTTCGCGCGGCGCTGCGCTGGACCGCCACCGGCGGCAGCGCCCGCACCGGCCTGCAACTGGCCGCCGGCCTGGACCAGTGGTGGCGGGAGCGGGGGCTGGCCCGGGAGGGCCGGCTGTGGCTGTTCCGGCTGTACGGGCGGATCGCCGAGACCGGGGAGCAGATTCCCGAGGCCGAGCTGGCAGCCGCGTACCACATGCACTCGCTGCAGGCCGGCGCGGACGGCGAGCTGGCCGAGGAACTGCGCTTCTCGCAGCGGGCCGAGGCCGCGGCGCGGCGGGCCGGTGACGTGGGCCTGCTGGCCCGGGTGCTCGCCGGCCGGGCCGCACCGTTGATCGACATGGCCCAGTTCACCGAGGCCGAGCGGGTCTGCCGGGAGGTGATCGGCTGGGCGGACGACAACCAGGTCCCCGGGGACGCGTTGTTCGCCATTTTCCGCCTGGCGGAGTTGCTGTGGCGGCGGGGCGCCCTGGACGAGGTGGCCGAACTGCTCGCCTCGGCCCGGCCGATCGAGGCGGCCCAGCCCGCCGAGCGGGGCCGGCGCTCCGTGGACATGATGCTCGGCATGGTGGCGTTGAACAGGGGCGATCTGGCGGCGGCCCACGATCATCTGGTGGTGGCGCTGCGGTCCCGGATGAACCACGGCTTCCACGGCCGGGCCTGCGACACGCTCACCGCCATGGCGGTCCGCTGCGCCCGGGGCAACGAGCCGGTGCTGGCCGCCCGGTTGTTCGGCGCGGCGCAGGCCGCCGGGACGGCGCTGCGCTGCGCCGCGGGCATCTACAGCGCCTACTGGCTGCGGGAACAGGCCGCCGTCCGGAACGCGCTGGGCGACCGGGCCTTCGACGCCGCGTACGGGGAGGGCGCCCGGCTCAGCCTGGACGAGGCGGCCGCCGTGGCGCTGGCCGTCGACCACCCCGACTCCGCCGGCGCCTCCGGCCGGTACAGCGTGCCGGAGGCGCCGAAGCAGCGCTCCGGCGAGGGCGGCGAGCTGGTCCGCTGGCAGGGCACCGACCAGCGGGACGGCGACTGA
- a CDS encoding CrcB family protein → MYPDRPPTDPDVDLHVARQRAELRRGGATLLAAIAAGGVVGALARYGLSVAWPHRPGGFPWATFVTNVTGCLLIGVLMVLITEVWTAHRLVRPFLGVGVMGGYTTFSTYAVEIQQAVAAGHPRMALLYLAATVTAALAAVYAGTALTRLATGLPFREPAVLEDALQ, encoded by the coding sequence GTGTACCCCGATCGACCGCCGACCGATCCGGACGTCGACCTTCATGTCGCCAGACAGCGCGCCGAGCTGCGCCGCGGCGGCGCCACCCTGCTCGCCGCCATCGCCGCGGGCGGCGTGGTCGGCGCGCTGGCCCGGTACGGCCTGAGCGTGGCCTGGCCACACCGGCCGGGCGGGTTCCCCTGGGCCACGTTCGTCACGAATGTCACCGGTTGTCTGCTCATCGGCGTGCTGATGGTGCTGATCACCGAGGTCTGGACCGCGCACCGGCTGGTCCGCCCCTTCCTCGGGGTCGGCGTGATGGGCGGCTACACCACCTTCTCGACGTACGCGGTCGAGATCCAGCAGGCGGTGGCCGCCGGCCACCCGCGGATGGCGCTGCTCTACCTCGCCGCGACCGTCACGGCCGCGCTGGCCGCGGTGTACGCCGGCACCGCCCTCACCCGACTCGCCACCGGCCTGCCCTTCCGGGAACCAGCCGTGTTGGAGGACGCCCTGCAATGA